A single genomic interval of Aureliella helgolandensis harbors:
- a CDS encoding GumC family protein yields MNAPQVTNQQLLSLLRTYWQWRAMWIASTLLFGAIGLFYVVFLKSDLWVASQGFIVRDEANGAVMRLGRFESQTEMKAAQETILEMARNPMVVRTALEQVGPEPGLFSWFSSSPQPVSASAVDGLARDGIEVRAPRGAELGTTEVIYLDVKQSSPERARKINVAICDALEHHLQQVRESRADAVVGELSAATASARESLQEATQRLQRMEADAGADLSDLRGLTDTNSGGSANRQMLDAIKSELRQAELARQQISSDLNLAIESYENPDQLLVAPSNLLNSQPGLKRLREGLADATITTSQLKGRYFEVHPKVISALETEQRIRDQLRQELSLSVETLRKELEIATGRNVKLRSQQTQLESRLERLAAIRASYGNATSEVRSRNEQLQAAEGELAQARAARQAALTSSLITRLDEPLVGESPIGPGRATILAGALVSGLFFGLGIVFLLSPNEGGIKFGRRKSDHAAGRNRRASDRADSLRPAAASTTSTPVAANANASKTPAARPQPDRGFDSTPTPQSPLSTPFATPGPVGTVAPNPAPDTIIASALDPTLHTHQHQTH; encoded by the coding sequence ATGAATGCACCGCAGGTAACGAACCAGCAACTTCTCTCGCTTTTGCGCACCTATTGGCAATGGCGTGCGATGTGGATTGCATCCACGCTGCTCTTTGGTGCAATCGGTCTGTTTTACGTCGTGTTTCTCAAATCGGATCTGTGGGTCGCCTCCCAGGGCTTTATTGTGCGAGATGAAGCTAACGGTGCGGTCATGCGGTTGGGGAGATTTGAGAGCCAGACCGAGATGAAGGCTGCCCAGGAAACGATACTTGAAATGGCACGCAATCCAATGGTTGTTCGTACCGCCTTGGAGCAAGTTGGCCCGGAACCTGGACTATTCAGTTGGTTCTCTTCGTCCCCACAACCGGTCAGTGCATCCGCCGTGGATGGGCTTGCCCGCGATGGAATCGAAGTCCGTGCACCGCGTGGGGCAGAGCTGGGCACGACTGAAGTAATCTATTTGGATGTCAAACAATCTTCACCGGAACGCGCCCGCAAAATCAATGTTGCGATCTGCGATGCTCTAGAGCATCACCTGCAACAGGTTCGCGAATCTCGCGCCGATGCAGTGGTCGGCGAACTTTCGGCCGCTACGGCCTCTGCCCGAGAAAGTCTCCAAGAAGCAACCCAGCGGCTCCAACGGATGGAGGCCGATGCGGGTGCAGATTTAAGTGATCTGCGTGGCCTCACTGATACCAACAGTGGAGGGAGCGCCAACCGACAAATGTTGGATGCGATTAAGTCGGAGCTTCGTCAAGCGGAGCTGGCCAGACAGCAGATTTCCAGCGATTTGAACCTGGCGATCGAATCCTACGAAAATCCCGATCAACTACTGGTCGCGCCCAGCAACCTGCTCAATTCGCAACCTGGACTCAAACGCCTTCGCGAGGGACTCGCGGATGCCACCATCACGACGAGTCAGCTGAAGGGCCGCTACTTCGAGGTTCATCCCAAGGTCATCTCAGCCCTCGAAACCGAGCAACGCATTCGCGACCAATTGCGACAGGAACTCAGCCTATCGGTCGAAACACTGCGCAAGGAGCTTGAGATTGCCACCGGCCGCAATGTGAAATTGCGCAGCCAGCAAACTCAACTTGAATCGCGACTGGAGCGTCTGGCGGCCATACGCGCTAGCTACGGAAACGCGACCAGTGAAGTCCGCTCTCGCAATGAGCAACTCCAAGCAGCCGAGGGAGAGCTAGCGCAAGCCCGCGCGGCGCGTCAGGCGGCCCTGACCTCCAGCCTCATTACGCGACTGGACGAACCGCTGGTTGGCGAGTCGCCCATTGGTCCAGGTCGAGCGACCATCCTAGCTGGCGCACTCGTGAGTGGACTCTTCTTCGGGCTGGGCATAGTATTCCTGCTATCCCCCAACGAAGGAGGCATTAAGTTTGGCCGGCGCAAGAGCGACCATGCGGCGGGCAGAAACCGGCGTGCGAGCGATCGGGCTGACAGTTTACGACCGGCTGCTGCGTCGACCACATCGACTCCGGTTGCCGCCAACGCAAACGCCTCGAAAACGCCCGCTGCGCGGCCGCAGCCGGACCGCGGCTTCGACTCCACACCAACACCCCAATCCCCTTTAAGTACTCCGTTCGCTACACCAGGGCCCGTCGGGACAGTCGCTCCGAACCCTGCCCCAGACACGATCATCGCATCAGCACTGGATCCGACCCTGCATACCCATCAACACCAAACGCACTAG
- a CDS encoding ATP-binding cassette domain-containing protein: MLEAVELTKSYPDLVTGQFVALDRVSFSVGAGEIFGLLGPNGAGKTTALRILSTVLRPTSGHAKVNGFDVNTHPYEVRHSIGFVSSNTAIYDRMTAWEMVEYFGKLYGIPADQLDERMHRVFEQLNMQEIRDVAGARMSTGMKQKVSIARAIIHDPPVLVFDEASLGLDVLVARALLNIISELRDAGKCIIFSTHIMREVERLCDRVSILYRGRTLATGSLPELAATYQEQDFEELFFRLLHESDQERMKNVDAAANSSETVGVL; encoded by the coding sequence ATGCTGGAAGCAGTTGAACTGACAAAGTCGTATCCGGATCTTGTCACCGGACAGTTCGTCGCCTTGGATCGCGTGAGCTTCAGCGTTGGCGCGGGCGAGATTTTTGGACTGCTCGGCCCCAACGGTGCGGGCAAAACGACCGCCCTCCGCATCCTGAGTACGGTCTTAAGACCGACGAGTGGGCACGCGAAAGTCAATGGGTTTGACGTCAATACGCATCCCTATGAAGTGCGGCACAGTATCGGTTTCGTATCGAGCAATACAGCGATCTACGACCGCATGACCGCTTGGGAAATGGTAGAGTACTTTGGAAAACTCTACGGCATTCCCGCCGACCAGCTAGACGAACGCATGCACCGCGTATTCGAGCAGCTGAACATGCAAGAAATTCGCGATGTGGCCGGAGCGAGGATGTCGACCGGCATGAAGCAGAAGGTTTCCATTGCGCGCGCTATTATCCACGACCCTCCGGTGCTCGTCTTCGATGAAGCTTCTTTAGGACTCGACGTCCTCGTGGCGCGCGCACTCCTGAATATCATTTCTGAGCTGAGAGATGCTGGCAAGTGCATTATATTCTCGACCCATATCATGCGTGAGGTCGAACGCTTATGCGACCGCGTCTCAATCCTCTATCGTGGACGAACTTTGGCTACCGGCTCCTTACCCGAACTGGCAGCCACCTACCAGGAACAGGATTTTGAAGAACTCTTCTTCCGACTGCTCCATGAATCGGATCAAGAACGGATGAAGAACGTGGATGCCGCAGCCAACTCTAGTGAAACGGTAGGTGTACTATGA
- a CDS encoding ABC transporter permease subunit/CPBP intramembrane protease produces MNWKTVHLIFMRELNDQLRDRRTLFTITILPILLYPLLGMLMMQIAQFNREHPVRVRLVGVENWPSNLPLVDEAGGLSFTTHDPKLKRLVEFETVPWPTNNAGNADRLEVLKRLEAESRLALSQGTVDTVLIVEPEFESILRSRVSSTTDADTTAQSSPTPNGSTDALDSDLASANGPSADARESEATAPATSGDATRGDASAAPLGTNAGLHLVTNMAREHSQIARRRVETILDNWNSAWATQQLEFAGMNPRVMEPLLPAETDMAKSSEKRAVLWMKVLPFVMLVWALTGAFYPAIDLCAGEKERGTLETLLSSPARRQEIVWGKLLTISVFSIGSATLNLLSMHITAGLIVRSLASQGTPQLAEALGPMPIQALGWLLLLLLPMAAFFSALALAVAALARSTKEGQYYLMPLMLVTLPLVSLPMLPSLELNLGTSLVPVSGAVFLVRSLIEGRYAEVMIHLPVVLLVTAACCSLSIRWAIRQFESESVMFRESDRWNLRLWMHQLWRDRADTASPAEAMLCGVIILVAMFFAQFFAGGSIDAWSSIVTSTVTVQIGLILTPCLLMAIFLTRSFRRALRIHRTQPTHVAAAILLGISMHPSYMVLGAGISSIYEIGEETRLVLEHFQGIILSQPLIALLLLMAFLPAICEELAFRGFIFGGLLRQGGAVRAIVVSALFFGFTHTVLQQSIAACLMGLMLGLIAWRTGGVICTIIVHAINNTLSLTLAWCSANHAELPNTLDWAIKANGAEWSYQPEWITMSVLLTLALLVVLFRRDSSTQQVVQAEMV; encoded by the coding sequence ATGAATTGGAAGACGGTCCACCTCATCTTTATGCGGGAATTGAATGACCAACTGCGCGATCGTCGCACGTTGTTCACCATTACAATTCTCCCCATCCTGCTCTACCCGTTGCTGGGTATGTTGATGATGCAAATTGCTCAGTTCAATCGCGAGCATCCTGTGCGAGTGCGTCTTGTCGGTGTTGAAAACTGGCCGAGCAATCTTCCCTTAGTTGACGAAGCGGGTGGGCTAAGCTTCACTACCCATGATCCTAAGCTCAAGCGACTCGTCGAGTTTGAAACCGTCCCGTGGCCGACGAACAACGCAGGGAATGCCGATCGACTGGAAGTCCTCAAGCGGTTGGAAGCGGAATCGCGTCTCGCCCTGTCCCAGGGAACAGTCGATACCGTCTTAATCGTTGAACCCGAATTTGAATCCATTCTGCGCAGTCGAGTTTCATCCACGACCGATGCCGATACTACCGCTCAATCCTCACCTACTCCTAACGGATCCACGGATGCCCTCGACTCCGACCTAGCAAGCGCGAATGGCCCTTCGGCAGATGCTAGGGAATCCGAGGCTACCGCCCCTGCGACGAGTGGAGATGCAACGCGTGGGGATGCGTCGGCGGCCCCACTGGGAACGAACGCTGGACTGCACCTCGTTACCAACATGGCGCGCGAACATTCGCAGATCGCTCGACGCCGAGTGGAAACGATTCTCGACAATTGGAACTCCGCCTGGGCAACCCAACAACTTGAATTCGCAGGCATGAATCCACGGGTCATGGAGCCTTTGTTGCCCGCCGAGACGGACATGGCCAAGTCCTCCGAAAAGCGAGCCGTGCTGTGGATGAAAGTCCTGCCGTTCGTAATGTTGGTCTGGGCACTCACCGGAGCGTTCTATCCCGCAATTGACTTATGTGCTGGCGAGAAAGAGCGAGGAACTCTTGAAACTCTCCTGTCGAGCCCAGCGCGTCGCCAGGAGATCGTGTGGGGAAAACTTCTCACAATTTCGGTATTTAGCATCGGAAGCGCAACGCTCAATCTTCTCAGTATGCATATTACGGCCGGACTGATCGTGCGGAGCCTGGCCAGCCAAGGGACGCCGCAATTGGCTGAAGCCTTGGGGCCCATGCCCATCCAAGCGCTGGGTTGGTTGCTGCTCTTACTACTACCGATGGCTGCATTCTTTAGTGCTTTAGCCCTGGCGGTGGCTGCGCTCGCGCGCAGTACGAAAGAGGGGCAATACTATTTAATGCCGTTGATGTTAGTGACGCTGCCGTTAGTGTCCCTCCCCATGCTGCCCAGCCTCGAACTCAATTTGGGTACCAGCCTTGTCCCGGTGTCGGGAGCCGTATTCCTAGTGCGATCCCTCATCGAGGGACGCTATGCCGAAGTGATGATCCACCTTCCAGTCGTGTTGTTGGTCACCGCAGCCTGCTGTTCCCTCTCCATTCGCTGGGCCATTCGACAGTTTGAAAGTGAGTCGGTGATGTTCCGCGAGTCAGACCGCTGGAACCTCCGTCTGTGGATGCATCAACTTTGGCGCGATCGCGCTGACACGGCTTCCCCTGCAGAAGCGATGCTATGTGGCGTTATCATTTTGGTCGCCATGTTCTTCGCTCAGTTCTTTGCTGGTGGTTCCATCGATGCTTGGAGTTCAATCGTAACCTCAACGGTCACCGTTCAAATAGGCTTGATTCTCACCCCTTGCCTCTTGATGGCGATTTTTCTAACTCGCTCGTTCCGCCGAGCTCTTAGAATCCATCGAACCCAACCGACGCATGTGGCTGCGGCTATACTCCTGGGCATCTCCATGCACCCGAGCTACATGGTGCTCGGAGCAGGAATCAGTTCCATCTATGAGATCGGCGAAGAAACAAGACTGGTTCTCGAACACTTCCAGGGAATCATCCTCTCACAACCCTTGATCGCACTCCTGCTGCTCATGGCATTCCTTCCCGCAATTTGCGAAGAACTGGCATTCCGAGGTTTCATCTTCGGAGGCCTCCTCCGCCAAGGAGGCGCAGTCAGAGCGATTGTCGTTTCCGCTCTATTTTTCGGTTTCACGCACACGGTACTTCAACAGTCGATTGCAGCTTGCCTAATGGGCCTTATGCTCGGATTGATTGCCTGGAGGACGGGAGGTGTGATCTGTACCATCATCGTCCACGCCATCAACAACACGCTGTCGCTCACCCTGGCTTGGTGTAGTGCCAATCATGCAGAGCTTCCCAACACGCTCGACTGGGCCATCAAAGCCAACGGGGCGGAATGGTCCTACCAACCCGAATGGATCACCATGAGTGTGCTCCTGACCCTCGCACTGCTGGTAGTGCTATTTAGACGTGACTCCAGTACCCAACAGGTTGTTCAGGCTGAAATGGTGTAA